In the genome of Channa argus isolate prfri chromosome 8, Channa argus male v1.0, whole genome shotgun sequence, the window AGCTTTTTGGTGTAAATTGTGCATTGTACGAAATCTACTATAATTATATgaacaaaaaactgtaaataaatgattttgtgTAAACCATTATGTATAAATGACATTTCTAAAGatacagaaatacagtatatggcAATAATGCTAACAGAAGGTTATTAAATGATACAAATGAACCAAATAATATATActttacaataaacaaaacaatgctacCTTATAACAGACAATTGAAATTAAACGTTACAGTGTATAAATTCTGGTTTAACATATGGGCCAGATAAGCAAGTCAAATTAGAAATATGTAAGTtctgataaattaataaaataaataaatgttttaaaaacaaaaacctcctgGCGCTTGCAGAAGCCTGAACGATGTTTACTTTGACACAATTGGCTGCATCACCTCTCTGCACAGCCATTTCCCTCCAGGAGATGAGTTATAATGCACCCAGCCAGACTCAGGTGCATAAAATAGATTGTTGCAGCCAGGGGAATTATTACtgtaataaagtttaaaaacaggGAGCACAGCAGGGAGGAAAATGACAGTGTTGCACCACGTTGTCACTGACACCTTCTTGACTGGGCTCTGTGCGTCCGCCAGAAAATGGAGCTGACAGAAATTATAGTGACTGCGCTTGccacagaggaataaaaaaaacacacttgcatcagtacacacacataaagttagaaaaaaacacatttttcttcagCCAATGGTGCATGTCAGGTCACGAACCTTCCACCGGCGCCGTGCTAACAATTTCTTATAAATCCCATTGCGTCAGTAACAGACAAACCTTTCTGTGCACTGGCCAGACGTCTTAACACCAGGACTGCCACCAGTGGCAATTACAGTGCCCTTCATGTGTGTCTTTCttgcatgaatgaatgaaaaaaactgttcaGAAAGGCGAAGAAAATCTGAAAAGGAGTTTGTGTTGCATGACATCACTGGAATAAGTGTATAAATTTATCCCAAGGCCACAACTCCTCAAGTGTAGCTGCGTGTCTGTCACTTAAATTGTTTGAGACTAAGGTTCAACAGTAATGAACACAAGACAGTTTAAATATTAGCAGTTAAAAGAAACTGTCAGTGTACttcactgtgacatttcttACGCCAACACACTGTCCGATTTCTGAACCCAAAATTTACACCACATTTCAACTGATAATTAGCATCTACATATCTTATCAAGACATCAAGACGGTTCCCTAGAGTTGTAACTTGTCTCCACTACTAATTTTATTCATACAATTTGAAATCAATTGATAAATTAATAGATTAGCACAGAACTTTCAAGATATACTTTTACACAAAACTCCTGATACATTCAGTAAGACATCAAATTACTaaggttttatttcttcatcCCCAATTACTCCAAAACATTTATGACATTTGAGGTTTTTCTGTATATTGAAACCTAATAATGATAACATTTAGAGTTTTTATGATGTATGCAGTAGCTGCCAGTGTTTGCCATGTTATCAGATTCTGGAGTGAGCTCACAGCTCTCCGTGTTCAATGTCTGTGATAAGTGTCTACCTGGAATACCAGCCAGAAAAACTATGAAACAATTTAATGAGGTCATATCCTCTTCAGACAGTCCTCTTGATATGATCCTGAGGCCACAGCAATCAAAGAAGAAACGGGTCTGAGAAAAGGACAGATAAGGCTTAGGAATGTTTCGGATGGCTTAGGTTTGTGGAACAAGTCTTATAAATAGCCAGAGTGAAGTCTTACAAAGGATGTAGTGGCTGTGGCTGAGGTTCATCAGCTTTTCTGATCCGCAGAAAAGGGCTCCAATGAGAGACGACTGGTGTGTTTCACATACACGTTGCCGTCCTCCAGCTTGACTTCATAGACTTGTtgctgaaacaataaaaacaaagacatcagAACTGGAAGATAGAAAGAAAGACACCTCAAGCTCCTGTGGAAACAGCAAGAAGTTTGACAGCACCTTAAAATCTGTCCTATATCAACtttaacaagttaaaaaaagttttaaacccTCTTGTAATAACTCTGACTTCAATAACAACAtttgttattatatttgttGTGTGGTTTGGCAtcaaagcaacaacaataacaaaaaagaacagTTAATACAAATGATGAATGGAAAACTGGATGAACTAtcttaaaaagataaatactCTTGTTTGTGCAGTTCATTCCtctaaacaataaaacagggGAAGAAGAGATGTCCaatggaaaataatgaaaacattatcTGAACTGTGACTGATGATGATTTCTCATGCCATTTCAGTCATTAGAAGTTTCATCATTGTCTAAATTACAGCATAATAATTCACATTAACTTCCAGCCGCAGTCAGTAACTGCAGATTCCTGCCACCTGCCACCAGTTAGTCTTTCATATAGTTTGATACTAACAGCTGAGTGAAAAACTTTGCATCGCCTTTTATTGAAAAAGCTAAAGGAGTTAAAcaatagatttgtttttcatcaacataatatttaactCCTTGTCCACATAATAATTTCagcaagtacaaatgttcctcgATCATCACAACagaaatggtcaaggagtgtataaaaagaagGTTGTAGTAAATGATTAAttatatcattgcaaaagtttgcattctcCTTGATAAaccctgtaaaatgtaaaatcaggtgtctgattaaaaaaaaaagactgtcgACACTTAATGTTTGATGAGTGGCAACAGGTGTTTTAAACTGGACTtccattttaaatttgcaaatggGCCAATCTCCAGGGGCAGTGTCAAACAGTTTgctgaaagcaacaaaaacaatgtggtCAAGAAAACATCTTTGGGAAGATCTCAAAATTAAATTGTTGAACCTTTATAAAAATGCAGAGGGATATAAAATATTGGGTTTAGGGATACCAGTACTGGAAAGACCATGATCCCGAAATAGAAGAAACATGGGCACACTAGAAGTGGGCGACCAGGAAAATTACTGAAAGAGCCACTAGGAAACTTGCTCAAGAGTTAAGtaaatctaaaactaaaaagCTGAGGGCCTGACAACAGCCTTAAAGGTAACTGCAATAAAAGTCCACATCTCTATAGTCTGCACAAGTGTGGACTGTGAACAAACCCAGTTAGTTTTGGAACAAGATTCTGgggtctgatgagaccaaagtaaaattatttggtCATAATTAACACAGGTATGTGTAGGGAGAAAAGAACTGCTTATGATTAGAGGAACACCCGTCCCACAGTAAAACACGGTGGAGGCTCGCTGATGTTTTGagtgtgtatgtctgcatcGGGTACTGGAGCTCTGCATATTATGGAAGGAAGAATAAATGCAGCCCAATATCAGTAAAGCCTCCTACCATCAgccaaaaagctaaaaatgaagaggCTGTGAATCCTTCAATAAGACATTGAGTCAGATTACAAAGTCAACTCTGGAATGACTTAATAAGACTAAGGTCAATGTTTTACAGAGGCCTTTACAATATCTAGACataaatatcattgaaaaccTGTGGACAGATCTGAAGAAAATTCTGCCATGAATGACTGAAGACTGTTGTTGtttactataactttctttttatacactccttaaCCATTTCTGTTCCCTCTGATGATGAATGAACAATGTGCactaaatattgtttgttttactctttttgtcatAAATAAGGGGATATAAAGCTTTGCAATTTATCTCTGACCTGTAAGGAAGTTCCTGACGCCCCAGTCCTGAGGTCGAAGTCATAGTCATGCCAGGGACAGAAAACCTGCAAGACTCCATCAGCCTCCTCGATGTCCCCCTCACACAGCGGACCCCCTGGGAAAAACAGGAAACGATGGTTTCttctcaaaacaaaacataataaacctGTTGTGACAGCAGGGGGCAtggtgctgctgtttttatttggagCAAGTTCATTAATCTAACCCCCGCATTTTGACATAGGAAGTCACCAGTGAGTATTTCTCTGCTGTCGTGCTCCTTATAGTTACTGACAAAATGCAGCACAGTTATTGATTCATCCAAAGGGTTAATTTAAGCGACAAGGAATTTAGGTGTTGATAGGTTGAGACATTACCGGAGTGTGAGCAGCGGGCATCCATGGCAAAAAACTCCCCCTTTACAAAGAAGAGGCAGACATCAGAGTCGTAGCCGAGGGACGAGTACATTAGGCGGCAGCGCTTCTTGGAAAGCTCCGAGGCCGGGCCTACGAGTCTCCACGAAACGCCATCCACCTTCCCCTTTTCATCTCCGGAGCCAGAAGCCATAAGTCACATCGAAATTAACCGATTTTCTAATTCGCGCAACGACAGGGCTCCTTTTTTCTTCGGTGCAAATGAACTTGGCAGTTCGTTTTATGCAAATAGTCCATGTTAGCCAGCAGGCAGCCTGGTACCACGGCCAGCAGCGCGGACTGAGCCGCAGACAGCCGGGACACCGTCCCACCGAGGCAGCGCGGTGCACAGGCACAGGATGGGAATGCATGTTTATAACAGAGTATTAATAAATGAGCATCAGACATTATTTAGAGACTCGTATAAAAAAAGGTTGCATTGACACAGCCGACCTCCACCAGCAGCAGTCTGATAACTTACGAACAGTGGCCTCTATGCAAAGGGCTTCACTGTACGTGGGAGCTGCTTCAAAtcataaatacatgttttattgtaaaaggAGCCAGACAGACTCTTCCTGTTCTCTGATTGGGGTCAGCCTGTGACCTTACCTCACTATTTACGTTCAAACAATGTAATTTTCAAAAAATGCCTTTCTCTATGGTCTTACTGTGACCTCCTTAGTTTATTAAGAACACTTCAATATAGAGTGTTGGACGTGCtcccaaagtttttttttcatgttctgtGCAAATAGTTTAAAATCATTTCTCAATTATCATTCATAAAGCCTGTTATTGTTCATCCATGGCAGGCTCCATAGTCTGCTGTGCTCCAGACATGCACTTGGCTTATTTCTGCATGTTGAGTTTCTTTTCCACAGTGCAGTTTCTCAATATTATTTTTGACATTGTGAACTCCTTGTCTATGCCAGTTAGCCTACAACTCTGTgatcattcaattcaattcaactttatttatatagcgcactttacagaataaagtcaagactataaagatgtatggagagaacccaacaattcccccttgaacaagccctaggcaacagtggagaggaaaaactccctttaacggaagaaacctccagcaaaacCAGGCTCACGGTGGGCGGCCATCTACCTTGACCTGTTGGGGGgagtgaaaagtggagaaaaaagaaaagagcaacaaaaaaccaacaaaaaaacatcgggcagattggtaggaccagtagctgcacaccaGAAAACACAGA includes:
- the si:ch211-212d10.2 gene encoding Rieske domain-containing protein, whose translation is MASGSGDEKGKVDGVSWRLVGPASELSKKRCRLMYSSLGYDSDVCLFFVKGEFFAMDARCSHSGGPLCEGDIEEADGVLQVFCPWHDYDFDLRTGASGTSLQQQVYEVKLEDGNVYVKHTSRLSLEPFSADQKS